The Humulus lupulus chromosome 3, drHumLupu1.1, whole genome shotgun sequence genome window below encodes:
- the LOC133824043 gene encoding uncharacterized protein LOC133824043 — protein sequence MKAIIDFIMGKILKFGKSWFEVDFVFMPFLIPQGRGIYLDHWSLGVLHIDKKIIYIYDSFNSPNNKDVETQVKKYCRILPFILDYLGFHEKRKHYAPMCEDFRFSWVETPFQNNTFDCGIYVIKMAELLMMGMSPFKIGPNNIVDMRRKMALEFWDHGYKRKHGHETPAENLCQV from the exons ATGAAGGCTATTATTGATTTCATTATGGGAAAAATATTGAAATTTGGAAAGTCATGGTTTGAAGTTGACTTTGTTTTCATGCCatttcttattccacaaggaagGGGGATTTATTTAGATCATTGGAGCTTAGGAGTTTTACATATAGATAAAAAGATTATCTATATCTATGACTCATTTAATAGTCCCAATAACAAAGATGTTGAAACACAAGTGAAGAAATATTGCAGAATTCTTCCATTCATTTTGGATTATTTGGGCTTCCATGAAAAACGTAAACATTATGCACCTATGTGCGAGGATTTTAGGTTCTCATGGGTTGAAACTCCTTTTCAGAATAACAC GTTTGATTGTGGTATTTACGTGATAAAAATGGCTGAGTTGTTAATGATGGGGATGTCTCCATTCAAAATTGGTCCAAACAATATTGTTGATATGAGAAGGAAGATGGCCTTAGAATTTTGGGATCATGGGTACAAGAGGAAGCACGGTCATGAAACTCCAGCAGAGAACTTGTGTCAAGTATGA